Within Runella rosea, the genomic segment TATCGGCTAATCCAATCTTGCAAAAACGTAGCATTCGCAGAAGACATCGGGGTAAAATTCAATTCACCGTAGTTTGTTACCAAACCATCTGGATCGTATTTAATCGTACCACCCGTTAAAACAACTCCTTCTCCTACCCAAGTTTTCTGTCCTTGCGTATCGGCCAAACGAGCAATACCCATGGCACCCTCGACCGTAGCTTGGTGGCGACCACCGCGGAACGTTTGTTTTTGGATGTAATTCTCAATAACACCACCTACGCGTCCGTCAAATTGGAAGCTAAAGTTAAAGTTCTTGTAGCTAAATTTGTTTTGGAAACCAAACGTCCAGTCAGGGTTAGTGTAGCCTAAGAATTGATTGACGGGATTGTAAATCGGACGTCCGCTGGCATCGTTGACGATTTGACCATCTTGGGTACGAACAAAGGCGCGTCCATAATAAGCATCCAAACGGTCGCCAATTTTATAAAACTGATTCAAGCGAGTTTGTGAACCGTAAATCTCCTTGAGGGTTTCTTGCCAAGTGGACCAGTTGGCCAAGATGTCCCAGTTAAGACCGGTGCCGCTTTTGAGAACATTACCACTTACCGCAATCTCTAATCCTTTACGTTGGGTTTTGATACCGTTGGTGGTGAGTGCCCCATAACCCGTTGATTCTGGGAGCGTTAATCCAAAAATTTGGGGGCCATCTAAGTAGTTAAAATAAGTTACATCTAAGCCCAAACGGTTGTTCATAAACTTCATTTCCAATCCTCCCTCGTAGTTGGTACGCGTTGAGGGCTGAATGTTAGGGTCAACAAGGCGAGTTGAATAATAAGCCGCGGCTTCGTTGTTGTAAGGACGCGATATGCTGTAAGCAACGGTTGTACCATAACTTGGCCCGTCGTAAGATGAAGTATAGTTGGCACCGTAAGGGACTGGCGTATTTGGCGGAACCCCAATCGTAGCTTGCGTAAAGGCCTCTTTTACCCGAGCAAACGAAGCCCGAAGTTTGAGGAATGTAATTGCATCTGGCAACTTTACGTAGTCCGAAAGGACCGTTGTTAGACCCACAGAAGGATAAAAACCTACGTTACGACCTGACGGCAACGTAGAGGTTTTATCCCAACGTCCTGTTACTGAAAGGTTAGCGTATTTGCTCAAAGAAACGTCTGCAGAGTAATAGCCACTCAATACTTTCATGTAAGCCGCAAAGTTATAAGCTTGTACGGGGTTGCGTGAGTTGGAGAAACTATATACGCCTGGTACGTTGAGATAGTCGGTAGAAGCAAAGTTGGAGTTGTAGCGGAACAAACGCATACTTGCACCGACGGAAGCTCTCACGGTAATGTTTTTAGCCACCTCTTTGTCAAAATTAACCAAGGCGTCAGTATTGTTTTCCCAAAGGCTACGACGGTCTTCACGGTAGTCACCGCGGGCTTCTTCACGTCCATAAGAAGTAGCAGAGAAAGGCATTTTCTCGGTACGAAGAATGTCATAAGTCGTTACTTGCGTACGAATTTGTGCATTTAGGTAATCCGTAATTTGGTATTTACCAAGCGCATAGGCGTAGATGTCATTTTTGTAATGACCACGCAACCACTCTTTAACCACAAACCAAGGATTGTTGTAGCGTTGGTACTCAGCGTATATTTGCTGGACCCCTTCTTTGCCAGGTTGCCACAATTGTTTCATATCATCTACGTTCCAGTCTGCGCC encodes:
- a CDS encoding SusC/RagA family TonB-linked outer membrane protein — its product is MRYFLPQNLGKSFWVSFFILTLGVASSLLAQDITVQGRITDAENNAPLPGVSVVVKGTNRGTNTDGEGRYRLSVAPNSTLVFSFVGYNAQEISVGNRSTLDLKMAQDLKQLQEVVVTALGIQKDKKTLAFATQSVKGSDLIKAREPNPINSLVGKVAGLNVGASAELLRAPQVSLRGGRPLYVVDGIPINSDTWNISPDDIESMDVLKGPSGTALYGFRAQNGVIMITTKKGSKDKRGFAVDVNSSTMFDNGFISMPRVQDQYGPGDHGKYAFVDGRGGGVNDGDYDIWGPPLDGRLLTQYDSPIDPATGKRIPTPWLPRGANNLQRFVRTGILSNNNVSVSASNDKADLRVSLSHQYQRGIIPNTQLNITNLNTSFGYSFSKKLRFESTINYSRQYTPNIPDVDYGPNSLIYNSIIWGGADWNVDDMKQLWQPGKEGVQQIYAEYQRYNNPWFVVKEWLRGHYKNDIYAYALGKYQITDYLNAQIRTQVTTYDILRTEKMPFSATSYGREEARGDYREDRRSLWENNTDALVNFDKEVAKNITVRASVGASMRLFRYNSNFASTDYLNVPGVYSFSNSRNPVQAYNFAAYMKVLSGYYSADVSLSKYANLSVTGRWDKTSTLPSGRNVGFYPSVGLTTVLSDYVKLPDAITFLKLRASFARVKEAFTQATIGVPPNTPVPYGANYTSSYDGPSYGTTVAYSISRPYNNEAAAYYSTRLVDPNIQPSTRTNYEGGLEMKFMNNRLGLDVTYFNYLDGPQIFGLTLPESTGYGALTTNGIKTQRKGLEIAVSGNVLKSGTGLNWDILANWSTWQETLKEIYGSQTRLNQFYKIGDRLDAYYGRAFVRTQDGQIVNDASGRPIYNPVNQFLGYTNPDWTFGFQNKFSYKNFNFSFQFDGRVGGVIENYIQKQTFRGGRHQATVEGAMGIARLADTQGQKTWVGEGVVLTGGTIKYDPDGLVTNYGELNFTPMSSANATFLQDWISRYYNSNEGNMINRTFVKLRELQVGYSLPAGLLGKNIKQATISLVGRNLLYFAHSKDLDVEQFVNYTDRGSSLQTPTMRRYGININFTF